A genomic region of Nitrospira lenta contains the following coding sequences:
- a CDS encoding NACHT domain-containing protein: MSNIRFNWERFWHPRGSSLNLTDGGYLPDPHSQTGRFANPQILSLSKIHESKALVLLGDPGMGKSTVLADEELLLKSTPRDPTDRHLFINLRSYQTETRVIADTFDSPILKDWLTGTHTLHLFLDSLDEGLLSVKVLASLLADQLKRLPSDRLRLRIACRTIEWPSLLEEGLAEWLGQEAVQYYVLAPLRKADVEESARASGLDVKAFLNQVESSGAVPFAIKPVTLKFLLMLSQKQGGLPSSQIELYLAGCRELVAEKSKSRIAAREAGQLSPDQRLAVAARIAACMVFGNRNAIYSGMDLPESSDEDMLLRDLSGGYETDNGARFTITEKEIRETLSTGLFSTRGLNRIGWGHQTYAEFLAAWHLKKHDVSVAQIKSLIIHPDDSSEKTIPQLGETAAWLAGMISEIFESIVQTEPDLLLRSEVATGDSQQRAALVEALLQLFEGETTFDRDSEHYQNLSHPGLANQLLPYIVDKTKGFIVRRVAIDITESCNVQSLNEAFLAVVLDPSDSLDIRVQAAYAIGRIGDDATRKRLKPLVAVDTSDDVRDELKGCVLRALWPFHITAAELFAHLKEPRSEGFVGAYRFFLSSELATNLTPEDLVSALQFISNLSQPRHEMDTSLESLMDSIVMKAWENLNEPGVTDALAKFVASRLKHHDALIRGKLVKTGHLTFLQDEDKRRRLLKEVLSVTAEDPNSEATWIVFTDTPIVRSEDFYWLISFLDTNPGSAIQSIVVDLLSRLFDRSPEHLDAIYTAGNKHPLVASKFNWVWEPILLDSAHVQQLKARHEKEEAWQRRRDKPPLSPSPAERLARALEECEGCNPSAWWSVTRELTLEPTSTNYSYGFEWNVMKLPGWVSADEATRERIAHVAEKYIQSGVPPTSNWLGTGQWSWSVMSQWSAVALLQNVRPMVMQNLLPDQIEKWCPIILAFPFLDNDSDRSVKEELLTLAHRKSPHAVLDTAKVLIEKEIEQGETIHIAKELNGIWDERIGNLLLQYAKSNETKPKSMGSLLSVLFAHDNLGAQSFATSLISVPPPTADPERARAVAAAQTLILDTKDAGWSIVWPAMQADEDFGKQIILGVCSDYASIGPRLNEDQLADLYVWLTHRFDSPNHPSGRAHWVGPSEHIDMWRNAIILLLTHRGSSRACDAIKRLQRELPELEWLKWVLVDAQTEARRATWVPPRPHEIIKLTADRKFCLIQSGDQLLELLIESLERFQSLLQGETPEAPYLWDNVSKSDSRPKDENMFSDYVKIFLEKDLKTKGIILNREVRIHRGQRTDIHVDAITQAAPGEPYDSITVIIECKGCWNPGLYDAMKDQLAEMYLKNNHCQHGLYLVGWFNCVNWSAQDGRKGQAERLCPKIDDTRQTLAASALELSNSPIRIRSVVLDASLH; the protein is encoded by the coding sequence GTGAGCAATATCCGTTTTAACTGGGAACGGTTTTGGCATCCAAGGGGATCCAGCCTCAATCTCACCGATGGAGGCTACCTGCCTGATCCGCATTCGCAAACTGGGAGATTTGCGAATCCACAGATTCTTTCTCTCTCGAAAATCCATGAGTCGAAGGCACTTGTCTTACTTGGCGATCCTGGGATGGGCAAGTCAACCGTTCTCGCTGACGAAGAATTGCTATTGAAATCCACACCACGTGACCCAACTGATAGACATTTGTTCATAAACCTTCGGTCTTACCAAACCGAAACACGGGTAATTGCCGATACGTTCGATAGTCCCATCCTCAAGGACTGGCTAACAGGCACGCACACCCTACATCTTTTCCTGGATAGCTTGGACGAGGGATTACTGTCCGTTAAAGTTCTAGCTTCGCTCTTAGCAGACCAACTTAAGAGACTGCCGTCCGATCGATTAAGACTCAGAATAGCGTGTAGGACAATCGAATGGCCAAGCCTTCTTGAGGAGGGACTAGCAGAGTGGTTGGGCCAGGAGGCGGTGCAGTATTACGTGCTGGCTCCCTTGAGAAAAGCCGATGTCGAAGAATCAGCCAGAGCCAGCGGTTTGGATGTCAAAGCCTTCCTCAACCAAGTCGAATCTTCAGGAGCGGTCCCCTTTGCTATAAAGCCCGTCACTTTGAAGTTCTTGCTCATGCTTTCCCAAAAGCAGGGGGGTCTTCCCTCCTCACAGATTGAATTGTATTTGGCAGGATGTCGCGAGTTAGTTGCGGAGAAAAGTAAAAGTCGTATTGCTGCAAGGGAAGCTGGACAGCTAAGCCCGGATCAACGATTGGCTGTGGCTGCTCGCATTGCAGCATGTATGGTTTTCGGCAATCGAAATGCGATCTATTCTGGCATGGATCTACCAGAGTCATCTGATGAAGACATGCTTCTTCGTGATCTGTCAGGAGGCTACGAAACAGATAACGGTGCGCGGTTCACAATAACAGAAAAAGAGATTCGAGAGACACTTAGCACCGGTCTATTTTCAACTCGAGGTCTCAATCGTATTGGTTGGGGGCATCAGACATATGCGGAATTTCTCGCTGCATGGCATCTCAAGAAGCACGACGTTTCAGTCGCTCAGATCAAAAGCCTAATCATTCATCCCGATGATTCTAGCGAGAAGACCATTCCCCAATTGGGCGAGACGGCTGCATGGCTGGCAGGGATGATCTCAGAGATATTCGAGAGCATCGTACAAACTGAACCAGATCTGCTCTTAAGGAGTGAAGTAGCCACTGGAGACTCGCAGCAGCGGGCTGCTTTGGTCGAAGCATTGTTACAGCTTTTTGAGGGAGAAACGACCTTCGACCGCGATAGTGAGCACTACCAGAACTTGTCCCATCCTGGATTAGCAAACCAACTTCTCCCCTACATCGTCGATAAGACAAAAGGATTCATTGTCCGACGAGTTGCGATTGATATTACGGAGTCCTGCAACGTCCAAAGCCTCAACGAAGCCTTTTTAGCCGTAGTTCTTGATCCGTCAGACAGCCTAGATATCCGAGTACAGGCCGCATATGCGATTGGCAGGATAGGGGACGACGCAACAAGAAAAAGGCTCAAACCATTGGTCGCTGTAGATACTTCTGATGATGTTCGTGATGAACTTAAAGGCTGCGTTCTTAGAGCACTCTGGCCCTTCCACATTACAGCTGCAGAGCTATTCGCCCATCTGAAGGAGCCAAGAAGTGAAGGGTTTGTAGGTGCTTACCGATTCTTCCTGTCGTCTGAGCTTGCCACAAACCTGACTCCAGAGGATCTAGTCTCAGCCCTCCAATTCATCAGCAATCTGTCACAGCCTCGGCATGAAATGGATACGTCCCTTGAGTCACTGATGGACAGCATCGTGATGAAAGCATGGGAAAACCTTAATGAGCCAGGAGTGACTGACGCACTCGCAAAATTTGTGGCGTCGAGGTTGAAGCATCACGATGCCCTGATAAGAGGCAAACTTGTCAAAACAGGCCATCTCACTTTTCTCCAAGATGAGGACAAGAGACGGCGGTTGCTTAAGGAGGTTCTTTCGGTCACTGCAGAGGATCCCAATAGCGAGGCTACCTGGATCGTCTTTACGGACACACCAATCGTGAGGTCAGAGGATTTCTATTGGCTCATCTCATTCCTTGACACAAATCCGGGGAGTGCAATTCAGAGCATCGTCGTTGATCTCCTTTCGAGGTTGTTCGATCGTTCCCCAGAACACCTTGACGCAATTTATACCGCTGGCAATAAGCACCCACTAGTTGCGAGTAAATTCAATTGGGTTTGGGAGCCGATACTTTTAGATTCCGCGCATGTTCAACAACTAAAGGCCCGACATGAAAAAGAGGAGGCATGGCAGAGGCGAAGAGATAAACCTCCGCTCAGTCCATCCCCAGCTGAAAGACTGGCTAGAGCCCTTGAAGAATGTGAGGGTTGCAACCCGTCCGCGTGGTGGAGCGTTACTCGCGAATTGACCCTGGAACCAACCAGCACGAACTATAGTTATGGTTTCGAATGGAATGTAATGAAGCTCCCGGGCTGGGTATCGGCCGACGAAGCGACCCGAGAAAGAATCGCTCACGTGGCAGAGAAGTATATTCAATCTGGCGTTCCCCCTACATCCAATTGGCTTGGGACAGGACAATGGAGTTGGTCGGTAATGTCGCAGTGGAGCGCCGTAGCTTTACTCCAAAATGTTAGGCCCATGGTCATGCAAAACTTGTTGCCTGATCAGATTGAGAAGTGGTGCCCGATTATTCTTGCCTTCCCATTTCTAGATAATGACAGCGACCGATCCGTTAAGGAGGAATTGCTCACGCTGGCCCACCGCAAATCTCCACACGCCGTGCTTGATACAGCAAAGGTTTTAATAGAAAAGGAAATTGAACAGGGAGAGACGATACACATTGCGAAAGAACTGAATGGAATCTGGGACGAGCGGATAGGAAACTTACTTCTACAATATGCCAAGAGCAACGAGACCAAGCCAAAATCTATGGGTTCTTTGCTCAGCGTATTGTTTGCTCATGACAACTTGGGAGCACAGTCATTTGCGACCTCTTTGATTTCGGTACCGCCACCAACGGCCGATCCAGAAAGAGCGCGGGCAGTTGCCGCAGCGCAAACCCTAATACTCGATACAAAAGACGCCGGTTGGTCGATAGTGTGGCCAGCAATGCAAGCGGATGAAGATTTTGGCAAGCAAATCATTCTTGGAGTGTGCTCTGATTACGCATCAATTGGGCCCAGGCTAAATGAAGATCAACTCGCAGATCTTTACGTGTGGCTCACACACCGATTCGATTCGCCGAACCATCCAAGTGGCAGAGCCCACTGGGTTGGGCCTTCTGAGCATATCGATATGTGGCGAAATGCCATTATCCTGCTCTTAACACATCGGGGAAGCTCCCGGGCATGTGATGCAATCAAAAGACTTCAGCGAGAACTTCCTGAGCTGGAGTGGCTCAAATGGGTGCTCGTGGATGCGCAAACAGAGGCTCGTAGGGCCACATGGGTCCCACCTCGACCGCATGAAATTATTAAGCTCACGGCTGACCGTAAGTTTTGTTTGATCCAGAGCGGAGACCAGCTACTAGAGTTGCTGATTGAGTCCTTGGAACGGTTTCAATCTCTGCTACAGGGAGAAACACCAGAAGCCCCATATCTTTGGGATAACGTTTCCAAGTCTGACTCTAGGCCCAAAGATGAAAATATGTTCTCCGATTACGTAAAAATCTTTCTCGAAAAAGATTTGAAAACGAAAGGCATCATTCTAAACAGAGAAGTCCGCATTCATAGAGGGCAAAGAACCGATATTCATGTTGACGCGATTACTCAGGCTGCTCCAGGGGAGCCCTATGATTCGATCACTGTCATCATCGAATGCAAAGGATGCTGGAACCCTGGTTTGTATGATGCGATGAAGGATCAACTGGCAGAGATGTACCTAAAAAATAACCACTGCCAACATGGTCTCTACTTGGTGGGGTGGTTTAATTGTGTGAACTGGTCTGCTCAGGATGGTCGGAAAGGACAAGCTGAAAGACTCTGTCCCAAGATTGATGACACGAGACAGACGTTAGCCGCCTCCGCTTTGGAGCTCTCAAATAGTCCAATCAGAATAAGGTCTGTTGTGCTTGATGCTTCTCTTCACTAA
- a CDS encoding formylglycine-generating enzyme family protein, whose protein sequence is MGGMTGLVMAGLLGTSGVAWSLDVGDVKQEWTAEGRKLAAERIKLPAYDEMVRIQAGPFTMGSDKKTDKNAYLVEMPQRSVYLDAYEIDKYEVTTVQYLKFVLATNRPPQVDWKFDGGNFQETMVSHPIMHVTWYEADEYCKWAGKRLPTEAEWEKAARGETDTRIYPWGNEMAGLSRANFGRTGLSGPVRDRPERLLLYPPIISVFKYDNAASPYGVFQMAGNVAEWVSDWYDKDYYKTAPDKNPKGPDKGSQKAFRGGGWIDSTPSVRVSQRNGTDPKTSMNWMGVRCARDAKAGDAPETAPAQPIVTP, encoded by the coding sequence ATGGGTGGGATGACGGGGCTCGTGATGGCGGGGTTGTTGGGAACCTCCGGGGTCGCCTGGTCGCTGGATGTGGGCGATGTGAAGCAGGAATGGACTGCCGAGGGACGCAAGCTCGCCGCCGAGCGCATCAAGCTGCCGGCCTATGACGAGATGGTTCGTATTCAGGCGGGACCGTTCACGATGGGCAGCGACAAGAAAACGGATAAGAACGCCTATCTGGTGGAGATGCCGCAGCGCTCGGTCTATCTCGATGCGTACGAGATCGACAAATACGAAGTGACGACGGTGCAATATTTGAAATTCGTCCTGGCGACCAATCGCCCGCCTCAGGTGGACTGGAAATTCGACGGCGGTAACTTTCAAGAGACCATGGTGTCGCATCCCATCATGCATGTGACCTGGTACGAAGCCGACGAGTATTGTAAGTGGGCCGGGAAGCGCCTGCCGACCGAAGCGGAGTGGGAAAAGGCGGCGCGGGGCGAGACCGATACGCGGATTTATCCTTGGGGTAACGAAATGGCCGGTCTGTCGCGAGCCAATTTCGGCCGCACCGGCCTGTCGGGTCCGGTCCGCGATCGTCCGGAGCGGCTCTTGCTCTATCCCCCGATCATCTCCGTATTCAAGTACGACAACGCCGCGAGTCCCTATGGCGTGTTTCAAATGGCCGGCAATGTGGCTGAGTGGGTGTCCGACTGGTACGACAAGGATTACTACAAGACAGCGCCGGACAAAAATCCCAAGGGGCCCGACAAGGGCTCGCAGAAAGCCTTCCGTGGCGGAGGCTGGATCGACAGCACGCCGAGCGTGCGCGTCTCACAACGTAACGGAACCGACCCCAAGACCTCGATGAACTGGATGGGCGTCCGCTGCGCCCGCGATGCGAAAGCCGGCGACGCACCGGAGACCGCGCCGGCGCAGCCGATCGTAACCCCCTAA
- the tdh gene encoding L-threonine 3-dehydrogenase, translating to MRALVKTSAGPGLTAMTCPDPAAGPTDVIVKVTATSLCGTDAHIYNWDPWAHSRIHPPRIIGHEMCGEVVEIGRDVTRVKIGDYVAAESHITCGQCFQCRTGQAHVCRNYRILGVDRDGSFAEYIALPDNVLWNTSSSIPPEFASVQEPLGNAVDAALAEDLTGHTVLITGCGPTGLFSAAVARTAGAATIIATDVSDYRLGLAKQVGADYILNAKTETPAQIAAAIREITAGEGVDASLEMSGHPSALHQAFGAVKNGGRVTLFGIPTGPISFDLANEIIFKGIRVHGITGRRLFSTWYRLAGLFKAGLNIKPIVTHTFPMSDYARGFELINSGQCGKVVLFP from the coding sequence ATGCGTGCGCTGGTGAAAACTTCCGCCGGTCCCGGGTTGACCGCCATGACCTGTCCGGATCCCGCCGCCGGACCCACCGATGTCATTGTGAAGGTCACGGCGACCTCGCTCTGCGGCACGGATGCCCATATCTACAACTGGGATCCTTGGGCGCATAGCCGCATTCATCCGCCCCGCATCATCGGCCATGAAATGTGCGGCGAGGTCGTCGAAATCGGCCGCGATGTCACGCGGGTCAAGATCGGCGACTATGTCGCCGCCGAATCGCACATTACCTGCGGCCAATGTTTTCAATGCCGTACCGGCCAGGCGCACGTCTGCCGGAACTATCGCATCCTCGGAGTCGATCGCGACGGTTCATTCGCCGAGTACATCGCCCTGCCCGACAATGTGCTCTGGAACACATCGTCGTCCATACCACCGGAATTCGCCTCGGTTCAGGAACCGCTCGGCAATGCGGTCGATGCCGCCCTTGCGGAAGACCTGACCGGCCACACCGTCCTGATCACCGGCTGCGGACCGACCGGACTGTTCTCCGCCGCTGTCGCCAGAACCGCCGGCGCAGCGACGATCATTGCCACGGATGTGAGTGACTATCGCCTCGGCCTGGCCAAACAGGTCGGCGCGGACTATATACTGAACGCCAAAACCGAGACTCCCGCGCAGATCGCGGCCGCGATTCGCGAGATCACCGCCGGAGAAGGCGTCGATGCCTCGCTGGAAATGTCCGGTCATCCCAGCGCCTTGCACCAGGCGTTTGGCGCGGTCAAAAACGGCGGACGGGTGACCCTCTTCGGCATTCCGACTGGGCCAATCTCGTTCGATCTGGCCAATGAAATTATCTTCAAAGGGATTCGCGTGCACGGGATTACGGGCCGACGCCTCTTCAGCACGTGGTATCGCCTGGCCGGGCTCTTCAAAGCAGGGCTCAACATCAAGCCGATCGTTACGCATACCTTCCCGATGAGCGACTACGCCCGGGGATTTGAGTTGATCAATTCCGGCCAGTGCGGCAAAGTCGTCTTATTTCCCTGA
- a CDS encoding energy transducer TonB family protein codes for MYHPVPSPLALLAGVLGLCLLPLTVVSVSPAAGSPSEASLAPSGTRWIKIDLETADASGDIQPGKPFDLSIAVGGVARGGAPLVAICESVLFQRHVVALESDDGDMVMKGEATMEPIPSGKLSVPPKAARIQVTIARVKKDKFERVLTRVVYVTMGKQEAANEGSDTPLPSSEESPGVESVQEEAQPDALPISGGLVVEEDLLPMPAPGQGKAYWQQISYLVSRSWSRTVRHIRHAPTSETVRVKFRLYPSGRVQLIQIEQGSGAREVDEAGIYAVVHAQPFPPFPDNLETEAVDVHVRMRTGAKTGAREVQSIVNSPAGAPEAGLSKK; via the coding sequence ATGTACCACCCGGTGCCCAGTCCTCTTGCCTTGCTGGCCGGCGTTCTCGGTCTCTGTCTTCTTCCGCTCACTGTCGTGTCGGTCAGTCCGGCGGCAGGCTCCCCGTCAGAAGCCTCTCTCGCGCCATCCGGAACGCGCTGGATAAAAATTGACCTGGAGACGGCCGATGCGTCCGGCGACATACAGCCGGGGAAGCCGTTCGATCTGTCGATTGCCGTCGGCGGGGTCGCCCGAGGCGGCGCTCCACTGGTGGCGATCTGCGAGTCGGTGCTGTTTCAGCGGCACGTCGTCGCATTGGAGTCTGACGACGGCGACATGGTGATGAAGGGGGAGGCCACGATGGAGCCGATCCCGTCGGGGAAACTCTCGGTTCCTCCCAAGGCCGCCAGAATTCAAGTGACGATCGCCCGCGTGAAGAAAGACAAGTTCGAGCGGGTGCTCACGCGTGTCGTGTATGTCACGATGGGAAAGCAGGAGGCGGCGAATGAAGGCAGCGATACCCCGCTGCCGAGTTCGGAAGAGTCGCCGGGCGTAGAGTCGGTGCAAGAGGAAGCCCAGCCGGATGCCTTGCCGATCTCAGGCGGGCTGGTGGTCGAAGAAGATTTGCTCCCGATGCCGGCGCCGGGACAGGGCAAGGCCTACTGGCAGCAGATCAGTTATTTGGTGAGCCGCAGCTGGAGCCGTACGGTCCGCCACATCCGCCATGCGCCGACGAGCGAGACGGTGCGGGTGAAGTTCCGGCTTTACCCCAGCGGGCGTGTGCAGTTGATCCAGATTGAACAAGGGTCCGGCGCGCGGGAAGTCGATGAGGCGGGGATTTATGCGGTGGTCCATGCGCAGCCCTTTCCTCCGTTCCCGGACAATCTGGAGACGGAAGCCGTCGATGTGCATGTGCGGATGCGAACGGGGGCGAAGACCGGAGCCCGAGAGGTGCAGTCGATTGTGAACAGCCCGGCCGGTGCGCCTGAGGCCGGGTTGTCTAAAAAATGA
- a CDS encoding YceI family protein — protein sequence MYQRTCVKAGVLCAVLLAGWPVGAGAEMARWDLDPDHSIIEFRVAHMVVSKTAGRFMDYSGVVEMDAEAHQFKTIEATINTASVNTNQEKRDAHLRNADFFDVEKFPTMTYKMKSYKKTGEGYTALGDLTLHGVTKEITLVGTFNGVTKDPWGNTRGGFTAEGKVNRKDFGMVWNKTLDTGGFVVGDDVSIRLDIECIKAKKP from the coding sequence ATGTATCAACGGACCTGTGTGAAAGCCGGTGTCTTGTGTGCGGTGTTACTGGCCGGGTGGCCGGTGGGGGCTGGGGCTGAAATGGCGCGATGGGACTTGGATCCCGACCATTCCATCATTGAATTCCGTGTTGCCCACATGGTGGTTTCAAAAACGGCAGGGCGCTTCATGGATTACAGTGGGGTCGTGGAAATGGATGCGGAGGCGCACCAGTTCAAGACGATCGAAGCGACGATCAACACGGCGTCGGTCAACACCAACCAGGAGAAGCGTGACGCGCATCTTCGGAACGCGGATTTCTTCGATGTCGAAAAGTTTCCGACGATGACCTACAAGATGAAAAGTTACAAGAAGACCGGCGAGGGCTACACGGCGCTCGGGGACCTGACGCTCCATGGCGTGACGAAAGAGATCACCTTAGTCGGAACATTTAACGGCGTGACCAAAGATCCCTGGGGGAACACCCGCGGGGGATTTACCGCCGAGGGAAAAGTGAATCGCAAGGACTTCGGCATGGTCTGGAATAAGACGCTCGACACCGGCGGGTTTGTCGTCGGCGACGACGTGAGCATCCGCCTCGACATCGAGTGTATCAAGGCCAAGAAGCCGTAG